TCTGCCGATTGTTGGAAAAGTTGTCGTCAATACACCTCTGATTTTTGATACTGGCGTCTTTTTAATCGTCGTGGGAATGACAGTAAAAATCGTTTTCTTTTTTCGCAATTTTGTTTCAAAGGAAAGAGGGGCTGAATCTACATGGACTTAACAGCTGTTATCATCGGGATTATGGTATTCTGTGGGACCTATCTCATTCTACAACACCGCCTCTCTCAAATGGTTTTAGGGTTTTTACTTTTCTCCAATGCCGTTAATCTGCTGCTGCTTTCGATGGCACAAAATCCCGATGAAAAAGTGGCTCCCCTCGTTGAGGGCAACCATGTTTCCTCTTACGTCGACCCTATTCCTCAGGCATTAATTTTGACAGCTATTGTCATCGGCTTTGCTTTCATTGCCCATTTCATGATTCTCTGCTACAGGTTGTTTTGCGATGAAAAACATGAAGATCTATCTGAACTTTTTAGGAGGAAGAAATAATAAGCAATGGTCATCTCATTTCTTATCACTCCCTTAATAACAGCGCTCATTTTGCTATTCATGATCGAGCCATCCTTCAAATCAAGACGGGGCATTGCTCTCACTTCTTGTATCTTACAGCTAATTTTGAGCCTAGTGATAAGCATCAAATGCCTAAACGGTGAAATTTTTGTGTTGATGATGGGTGGGTGGGCAGCGCCTTATGGCATCGCCTTGGTTGTCGATTTTTTCTCAGCACTTATGCTCTTTGCCACACTTCTTGTCTACCTGACAACGATATTATACGGGGCATTTGAAATAGTTGAAGCTCCGGAGCCCTACTTTAGACTGCCTCTCATTTTTTTCCTTCAGGCAGGAACCAACCTTATCTTAATCACAGGTGACTTCTTTAATCTTTTTGTGGCTTTTGAAATCATGCTCACCTCCTCCTATGCTCTTTTGAGTTTGGAGGCGCAAAAAGGCAAGGTGAAGCAGATTTTCTCTTACGTCTCGATCAACTTAGCGGGAAGCATGATTTTTCTTTGGGGGGCAGCAATGGCCTATGGGTATACCGGCAACCTCAATATGGCCGCTTTGGCACTTTTTTTTGCAGATAAAGCTCAAAGCCCCCTGACGATCGCCTTCGCTTTGCTTATGCTTAGCGTAGTGGGCTTAAAAATTGGCATTTTCCCTCTTTACTTTTGGCTTCCGGAGAGCTATCCCATTCTTCCCTATTCTATCAATGCTCTTTTCGGAGGAATACTCGGGAAAGTGGGTATTTACGTACTTTTAAGGCTTTTTTTGACAGTACTTCCTCATGACCTTCCCACAGTGAAGGAATGGATGATCTTACTCTCCATTCCTACAATGCTTTTAGGAGTTATAGGGGCCATCTCCAAAACATCGATTAAAGAAATACTCTCTTACCACATTATCAGCCAAGTGGGCTATATTGTTTTTGCTATCGGTGTGTTTACACCTCTATCTTTAGCCGCAGCTTTGTTATTTACACTTCACAATATGTGGGTAAAGACCTCTTTGTTTCTTTATGCTGGGATTGCGGGACAGTATTTCCGCACAGACTCCTTAAACCACATGGGAGGAGGATTGAAAGCTCTACCATGGGTAGGAGCACTATTTCTTCTTCAGGCTTTATCCCTTGCAGGGCTGCCTCCTTTAAGTGGTTTTTGGGGTAAATACTTAATTCTTTCGGAAGGCCTTTCTTCTGGGCATACTTTTGCTGTCGTGATCGCTCTATTGACAAGCTGGATGACCCTATTTAGTATGCTCAAAATTTGGGGCTTTGCATTTTGGGGAGAAGAAAAACCTCTTTTTAAAGGTGAAAGCTCTCCTTTGTTTAAGTATGCATCCCTCGCTGGTATTGCTTTGGTCGTTTTTTCGCTCTTATTGGGCTTCGGCGTTGAGTATGCGCTACAATTTTCAGAAAATGCCATTACGCATTTACTTGATAAGCAAAACTACATCCACCAAGTTTTTGGATTTTCTGACATAGCCAAACTGGAGATTCTATGAAAGCTTTCTTGACAAATATAGTCTTAGCTTTTGTGTGGCTAATGCTGGGTGAAATTGCTTTGTGGCGCTTTTTTCTAGGATTTTTTCTTGGCTTTATCATCTTAAGTTTTTTCCCCAACATTCAAAGCAATGAAAGCTATATCAAGAAAATGATGGCTTTTTTTCGTTTTTTAAAGAAGTTTTCTTGGGAACTCTTAAAGGCAAACTTCCTTGTAGCAAAGATGGTTCTTTTTAAACCCAAAAAGGACCTCCACCCCTTCTTTTTAACCTATGATGTGAGAGGGCTTAATAAAACGGAGCTCTTGATTTTGAATCATTGCATCACCCTAACCCCAGGCACAGTGACGGTGCTTCTCAGCGAAGATCATACCTCTCTCCTTGTCCATGTCCTTTCTGCAGATTCTAAAGAAGCTATCATCGCTGGAATTAAAAACGGTTTAGAGATGCCCATACTTGCTTTTACAAGAGGATAAACGGTGATCTATTTTTTTTATGCTCTGATGACGCTCTCTCTTTTTTTTGGTGTTGTTAGACTCCTTAAGGGACCGAGCATTCTGAATCGTATCATAGCTTTCGACGCTATCTCCGTTTCGATTATTGGCATTATCATTATTTTTTCTATCGAGCAGCGCATTTCTTATTTTCTAGAACTCATCTTAGTTTTTAGTCTTTTAGGATTTGTGACAACCGTTGCCCTGATCGATTATCTATTTAGAACAAAAAAAAGTGAGATTCATGATGAATTGGAATGATCTAGCGACTGCATTCTTCCTTCTTTTTGGTAGCCTTTTTATTTTAATTGGCAGTTTAGGTGTGCTCAACATGCCAGATACATTGTGCCGAACACATGCTTTATCGAAAGCGCTAACACTTGGGCTCTCTTCAATGCTCATCGGACTGTGGATTAATCTAGGCACCGACATAGCAGGATTAAAAATTTTCTTATGCATCTGTTTTCAACTAGCCACTATCCCTCTCTCAGGTCATTTAATAGCCTACTATTTTTGGCATCAAAAACATCAAAAAAAATAGTTTTTATTTTTAAAAATGTTTTATTTTACAACTAAGATTTGATCTCTAATTAGAGTGCCGAAAAAAGGTAAAAGTTTTATAATTTCCCATTAAATTTGAATAGAGGAACGGAATGTTAAAATTCATCATTTTTAGTCTTTTAGCCGTGAGCACTTTAACTGCAGAAATAAAAGTTCTTGTCTTTGCAGGGAGCACTCGTGAAGACTCTTATAATAAGCAGCTTATCAGAAACGTTGGGCAGATTGCAGCAGCAGAGGGTGCTAAAGTGACTACCGTAGACCTGAAGGACTACCCTATGGC
This window of the Chlamydiales bacterium STE3 genome carries:
- a CDS encoding Na(+)/H(+) antiporter subunit D (Product derived from UniProtKB/Swiss-Prot:Q9RGZ2;Gene name derived from UniProtKB/Swiss-Prot:Q9RGZ2) — translated: MVISFLITPLITALILLFMIEPSFKSRRGIALTSCILQLILSLVISIKCLNGEIFVLMMGGWAAPYGIALVVDFFSALMLFATLLVYLTTILYGAFEIVEAPEPYFRLPLIFFLQAGTNLILITGDFFNLFVAFEIMLTSSYALLSLEAQKGKVKQIFSYVSINLAGSMIFLWGAAMAYGYTGNLNMAALALFFADKAQSPLTIAFALLMLSVVGLKIGIFPLYFWLPESYPILPYSINALFGGILGKVGIYVLLRLFLTVLPHDLPTVKEWMILLSIPTMLLGVIGAISKTSIKEILSYHIISQVGYIVFAIGVFTPLSLAAALLFTLHNMWVKTSLFLYAGIAGQYFRTDSLNHMGGGLKALPWVGALFLLQALSLAGLPPLSGFWGKYLILSEGLSSGHTFAVVIALLTSWMTLFSMLKIWGFAFWGEEKPLFKGESSPLFKYASLAGIALVVFSLLLGFGVEYALQFSENAITHLLDKQNYIHQVFGFSDIAKLEIL
- a CDS encoding putative antiporter subunit mnhC2 (Product derived from UniProtKB/Swiss-Prot:Q4L445;Gene name derived from UniProtKB/Swiss-Prot:Q4L445), with product MDLTAVIIGIMVFCGTYLILQHRLSQMVLGFLLFSNAVNLLLLSMAQNPDEKVAPLVEGNHVSSYVDPIPQALILTAIVIGFAFIAHFMILCYRLFCDEKHEDLSELFRRKK
- a CDS encoding Na(+)/H(+) antiporter subunit E1 (Product derived from UniProtKB/Swiss-Prot:Q4L4W3;Gene name derived from UniProtKB/Swiss-Prot:Q4L4W3); amino-acid sequence: MKAFLTNIVLAFVWLMLGEIALWRFFLGFFLGFIILSFFPNIQSNESYIKKMMAFFRFLKKFSWELLKANFLVAKMVLFKPKKDLHPFFLTYDVRGLNKTELLILNHCITLTPGTVTVLLSEDHTSLLVHVLSADSKEAIIAGIKNGLEMPILAFTRG
- a CDS encoding Monovalent cation/H+ antiporter subunit F (Product derived from UniProtKB/Trembl:W7QF67) encodes the protein MIYFFYALMTLSLFFGVVRLLKGPSILNRIIAFDAISVSIIGIIIIFSIEQRISYFLELILVFSLLGFVTTVALIDYLFRTKKSEIHDELE